A single Rattus norvegicus strain BN/NHsdMcwi chromosome 5, GRCr8, whole genome shotgun sequence DNA region contains:
- the C5h6orf163 gene encoding uncharacterized protein C6orf163 homolog isoform X1, with translation MIRNPDFTNFVCCAVCNKIIPPAPFGETFKRIHEYKPFKTRFYTHKDILEIGDSILNQEEQFQEAALKETIKKAEAKVWEKAETLQRQAVDQALEDADARHKFEIRVLEEQHQKDLKALEAKTKVEMIQQMDDELKREHTAAEQRMVHRIQRIMMECHREKMEAVQKAREEEREIAQKVIEDQRSIVLEELVTTGVTAIKDQKASLGQLIKAKEHEMNVYYGIAQRQKQEEVQEVLQEKEKTHQATLDNVMGKLVNTQGELLSVAKQLGIMTNWKDFLEEELQETRAAFQKYINYTFPKLTPGHADFILPERKKTPSRLAKETDKSTD, from the exons ATGATCAGAAATCCAGATTTTACTAATTTTGTTTGCTGTGCTGTTTGCAATAAAATAATTCCACCAGCCCCTTTCGGGGAGACCTTCAAACGGATCCATGAGTACAAGCCATTTAAGACACGCTTCTACACTCACAAAGATATCCTGG AAATTGGGGACAGTATTCTGAACCAAGAAGAGCAGTTTCAAGAGGCTGCGCTCAAGGAAACCATTAAAAAAGCGGAAGCCAAAGTGTGGGAAAAG GCTGAAACGCTCCAAAGACAAGCAGTGGATCAAGCACTTGAAGATGCAGATGCCAGACACAAATTTGAAATTCGAGTtctggaagaacaacatcaaaaaGACTTAAAG GCTCTAGAAGCTAAAACCAAGGTGGAGATGATTCAGCAGATGGATGACGAGCTGAAGAGGGAGCACACGGCTGCGGAACAGCGCATGGTCCATCGGATCCAGAGGATCATGATGGAGTGTCACCGGGAGAAGATGGAGGCCGTGCAGAAAgccagggaagaggagagagagattgcGCAGAAAGTTATCGAGGACCAGAGAAG CATAGTCCTGGAGGAACTTGTGACTACTGGTGTAACAGCTATTAAAGACCAGAAGGCCAGCTTGGGTCAGTTGATCAAAGCAAAGGAGCATGAAATGAATGTCTACTACGGCATTGCtcaaaggcagaagcaagaagaaGTGCAAGAAGTgcttcaagagaaagaaaaaacacaccaGGCCACCCTTGACAATGTGATGGGCAAACTGGTCAATACCCAGGGGGAGCTGCTGTCGGTGGCAAAGCAACTGGGAATCATGACAAACTGGAAAGATTTTCTGGAGGAGGAATTACAGGAAACCAGGGCCGCATTTCAGAAGTATATCAATTACACCTTTCCCAAGCTCACCCCGGGACATGCCGACTTCATTctgccagaaagaaagaaaacgccTTCCAGGCTTGCTAAGGAAACTGATAAGAGTACTGATTAG
- the C5h6orf163 gene encoding uncharacterized protein C6orf163 homolog isoform X2, whose translation MYTEIGDSILNQEEQFQEAALKETIKKAEAKVWEKAETLQRQAVDQALEDADARHKFEIRVLEEQHQKDLKALEAKTKVEMIQQMDDELKREHTAAEQRMVHRIQRIMMECHREKMEAVQKAREEEREIAQKVIEDQRSIVLEELVTTGVTAIKDQKASLGQLIKAKEHEMNVYYGIAQRQKQEEVQEVLQEKEKTHQATLDNVMGKLVNTQGELLSVAKQLGIMTNWKDFLEEELQETRAAFQKYINYTFPKLTPGHADFILPERKKTPSRLAKETDKSTD comes from the exons ATGTACACAG AAATTGGGGACAGTATTCTGAACCAAGAAGAGCAGTTTCAAGAGGCTGCGCTCAAGGAAACCATTAAAAAAGCGGAAGCCAAAGTGTGGGAAAAG GCTGAAACGCTCCAAAGACAAGCAGTGGATCAAGCACTTGAAGATGCAGATGCCAGACACAAATTTGAAATTCGAGTtctggaagaacaacatcaaaaaGACTTAAAG GCTCTAGAAGCTAAAACCAAGGTGGAGATGATTCAGCAGATGGATGACGAGCTGAAGAGGGAGCACACGGCTGCGGAACAGCGCATGGTCCATCGGATCCAGAGGATCATGATGGAGTGTCACCGGGAGAAGATGGAGGCCGTGCAGAAAgccagggaagaggagagagagattgcGCAGAAAGTTATCGAGGACCAGAGAAG CATAGTCCTGGAGGAACTTGTGACTACTGGTGTAACAGCTATTAAAGACCAGAAGGCCAGCTTGGGTCAGTTGATCAAAGCAAAGGAGCATGAAATGAATGTCTACTACGGCATTGCtcaaaggcagaagcaagaagaaGTGCAAGAAGTgcttcaagagaaagaaaaaacacaccaGGCCACCCTTGACAATGTGATGGGCAAACTGGTCAATACCCAGGGGGAGCTGCTGTCGGTGGCAAAGCAACTGGGAATCATGACAAACTGGAAAGATTTTCTGGAGGAGGAATTACAGGAAACCAGGGCCGCATTTCAGAAGTATATCAATTACACCTTTCCCAAGCTCACCCCGGGACATGCCGACTTCATTctgccagaaagaaagaaaacgccTTCCAGGCTTGCTAAGGAAACTGATAAGAGTACTGATTAG